The sequence ATCGAGCGCGCCGTGCAGTCGGGTGAAACTGCAAGAATTGACCGTGCGCTGGCTGACATGAAAGAGCGTTTCGGCAGTACCGCTTACGCCCAGCAAGCCGGACTTCTGGCCGCCAAGGCTCACTACGACAAAGGCAATGTCGATGCCGCCCGTGCCGCCCTGACGTGGGTTGCCGACAAAGCAGCCGATCCGGGCTACCAGGCGGTGGCCAAACTGCGCCTTGCCGGAATCCTGCTTGAAAAGAAAGCGTATGACGAAGCGCTGCAGCAGGTGTCGGGCGCCTTTCCGAAAGATTTTTCAGGCCTGGTTGCTGACCGGCGCGGTGACATCCTGATGGCGCAAGGCAAGAAAACCGAAGCCAAGGCCGAGTACGAAAAAGCCTACAAGGCGCTTGACGAGCGTGCCGAATACCGGCGCCTGGTCGAGGTCAAGCTCAATGCGCTGGGTGTTGATCCCGCTGCCGGGCAGGTCAAGCTTGCAACTGCCGAAAATGCCGGAGCGAATAAATGAAAAAACAGTCTTTTTGGTCATTTGCGCTTTCTGTACGGGCGCCTCTAGCTATCATTAGTGTAGCAATGTTGGCCGGTTGTTTTGGCGGCGTGAAAAAGCCCCAGCCCACGGAACTCCAGCCGGTGACCGCCCTGGTCTCGGTTCGCCAAAGCTGGAGCAACCGCATGGGCCAGGTCAGTTTTCCGCTGGATGCGAGCGTTTCCGGCAACAGCGTCGGCGTTGCCAGCGACGACGGCACCGTGGCGCTGATCGATGCACAAACTGGCCGCGACATCTGGCGCATGGCGCTGAAGACACCCATCGCTGCCGGCGTTGGAAGCGATGGAAAAGTGCTTGCCGTCGTCACGAAAGCGAACGAAGTCGTTGCCATGCAGGCTGGGCGCGAACTGTGGCGCCAAAAGCTCAATGCCCAAGCGTTCACGGCTCCGTTTGTTGCGGGCGAGCGGGTGTTTGTTCTCGCTGCGGACCGTTCGGTGAATGCCTTTGATGGCCAGACCGGCCGCAAGCTGTGGACCCAGCAGCGTTCCAGTGAACCGCTGGTCCTGCGCCAGTCCGGTGTCATGCTGGCCGTTGGCGACACCCTGGTCGTTGGTCTGGCCGGGCGGCTGGCAGGCATGAACCCTGCGGATGGCAGCATTCAATGGGAAGCGCCGATTGCCACGCCGCGCGGCATCAACGACGTTGAGCGGCTGGTTGATCTGGTCGGAAGCGTCAGCCGCGTCGGTGACAGTGTCTGCGTACGGGCTTTTCAGGCCAGC comes from Polaromonas naphthalenivorans CJ2 and encodes:
- a CDS encoding YfgM family protein; this translates as MAQHLDLEEQEQLDELKHFWKQYGNLITWALIVVLGAFAAWNGYQYWQRSQAAQASVMFDEIERAVQSGETARIDRALADMKERFGSTAYAQQAGLLAAKAHYDKGNVDAARAALTWVADKAADPGYQAVAKLRLAGILLEKKAYDEALQQVSGAFPKDFSGLVADRRGDILMAQGKKTEAKAEYEKAYKALDERAEYRRLVEVKLNALGVDPAAGQVKLATAENAGANK
- the bamB gene encoding outer membrane protein assembly factor BamB, which codes for MKKQSFWSFALSVRAPLAIISVAMLAGCFGGVKKPQPTELQPVTALVSVRQSWSNRMGQVSFPLDASVSGNSVGVASDDGTVALIDAQTGRDIWRMALKTPIAAGVGSDGKVLAVVTKANEVVAMQAGRELWRQKLNAQAFTAPFVAGERVFVLAADRSVNAFDGQTGRKLWTQQRSSEPLVLRQSGVMLAVGDTLVVGLAGRLAGMNPADGSIQWEAPIATPRGINDVERLVDLVGSVSRVGDSVCVRAFQASIGCVNTARGSVLWTKPANGVQGIQGDDRLLFGTEADGTVMAWKRTDGERVWSSERLRYRGLTAPLVAGRSVVIGDATGFIHLLSREDGSLLNRLSTDGSAISAAPVLAGNTLVAVTRNGGIYGFQPE